The following proteins are encoded in a genomic region of Zea mays cultivar B73 chromosome 9, Zm-B73-REFERENCE-NAM-5.0, whole genome shotgun sequence:
- the LOC100285913 gene encoding EREBP-4 like protein produces MGGAVSGGAAVGDAAGAATYPVVLNVYDLTPVNNYLHWGGLGIFHSAVEVHGSEYSFGAHDHPSSGVFEVEPKSCPGFIYRCTVFIGHTTLNSLEFREFIQRMASEYHGDTYHLISKNCNHFTDDLSTRLTGKSIPGWVNRLARLGAFCNCLLPEGLRLESTETKHLGDCRFSDGSNTTSNDNSDEDELEDKHLLPTTSVGEDTIVKEIHR; encoded by the exons ATGGGCGGGGCGGTCTCCGGTGGCGCGGCGGTTGGGGATGCGGCGGGGGCGGCAACTTACCCGGTGGTTCTCAACGTGTACGACCTGACGCCGGTCAACAACTACCTCCACTGGGGCGGGCTTGGCATCTTCCACTCTGCCGTCGAAG TTCATGGATCGGAGTACAGTTTTGGAGCACATGATCACCCATCGAGTGGAGTTTTTGAGGTGGAACCAAAGAGCTGCCCAGGGTTCATATACAGATGTACGGTTTTCATAGGCCACACAACTCTGAATTCCTTGGAATTTCGAGAATTCATTCAGAGGATGGCCTCAGAATACCATGGAGATACCTACCACCTCATTTCCAAGAACTGTAACCACTTTACAGATGATCTTAGCACCAGATTAACAGGAAAATCAATTCCTGGTTGGGTCAATCGACTTGCAAGGCTAG GCGCCTTTTGCAATTGCCTTCTACCAGAAGGCTTGCGGCTTGAGTCAACTGAAACAAAGCATCTTGGAGACTGTCGTTTCTCAG ATGGTTCCAATACCACCAGCAACGATAACTCTGACGAAGATGAATTGGAAGATAAACACCTGCTTCCGACTACTTCTGTTGGTGAAGACACAATTGTAAAAGAAATTCACAGATGA